A genome region from Erigeron canadensis isolate Cc75 chromosome 3, C_canadensis_v1, whole genome shotgun sequence includes the following:
- the LOC122590785 gene encoding cytochrome b5, with protein sequence MGSKVLFTLKEVAEHNDPKDCWLIIHGKVYDVTKFLEDHPGGDDVLLSATGKDATNDFEDVGHSTTAKSMMDEFYVGDIDTATIPSKVEYTPPKQAHYNQDKTSEFIIKILQFLVPMVILGVAVGIRFYTKSV encoded by the exons atgggTAGTAAAGTATTGTTTACTTTGAAGGAAGTTGCTGAGCACAATGATCCCAAAGATTGCTGGCTCATTATTCATGGCAAG GTGTATGACGTGACAAAGTTCTTGGAAGATCATCCCGGTGGTGACGATGTTCTGTTGTCTGCCACAG GAAAGGATGCAACCAATGATTTTGAAGATGTGGGTCACAGCACAACTGCTAAATCAATGATGGATGAATTctatgttggtgatattgacACAGCAACAATTCCCTCCAAGGTCGAGTACACGCCTCCAAAGCAAGCTCATTACAACCAAGACAAGACGTCTGAGTTCATCATCAAGATTCTGCAATTCTTGGTTCCAATGGTGATCTTAGGAGTTGCAGTTGGGATCCGATTCTACACGAAGTCAGTGTAA
- the LOC122594071 gene encoding BTB/POZ domain-containing protein At5g48800, giving the protein MANHLHAPPPQPQLTPAKSSRHRYNEWIFRDVPSDITIEVNGATFALHKFPLVSRCGRIRRLIADHRENAISKVELLSLPGGIETFEQAAKFCYGINFEITSSNVAQLCCVSDYLEMTEKISTRNLGSRANEYLDTIVTKNLEMSVEVLKQCENLLPLADNLNIITRCIDAIASKACVEQIASSFSRLEYSSSGRLHMSRQVKGETDWWIKDLSVLRVDLYQRVMSAMKCRGVRPESIGESLMSYAEKELTSLYNLNGKKGSTHGGFGHEGTVVETIVSLLPVEKPAVPLSFLFGLLRAAVMLDCTVACRLDLERRIGSQLDIATLDDLLIPSLRHADDTLFDVDAVHRILVNFSHQDDSDDDMEDDDCDASGFESDGPDSPSQTALVKVSRLVDNYLAEIAPEVNLKLSKFIAVAESLPAHARTVHDGLYRSIDVYLKAHQGLSEFDKKKLCKLIDFHKLSPEAGAHAAQNERLPLQSIVQVLYIEQLRLRNALSGNYPDDNLKPPMHQQSWRINSGALSAAMSPKDNYASLRRENRELKLELTRLRMRLNDFEKEHVCMKRTMEKSSSHNFMSSFSKKISKLNLFGHSYSSRASSSPSKHSYRTDSKVTVRTE; this is encoded by the exons ATGGCCAACCACCTCCATGCTCCTCCGCCTCAACCTCAGCTCACTCCAGCCAAGAGCTCGCGCCACCGCTACAACGAATG GATTTTTCGTGACGTTCCAAGCGATATAACAATAGAAGTCAATGGGGCCACATTTGCATTGCATAAG tTCCCACTTGTTTCCAGATGTGGAAGAATTAGAAGACTTATAGCAGATCACAGGGAAAATGCGATATCAAAGGTGGAGCTACTTAGTTTACCAGGAGGCATAGAGACATTTGAGCAGGCTGCTAAATTCTGCTACGGTATCAATTTTGAGATAACGTCATCAAATGTTGCTCAGCTATGCTGTGTATCTGACTACCTTGAAATGACCGAAAAAATCTCAACACGCAACCTTGGTTCTCGTGCCAATGAGTATCTCGACACTATCGTTACCAAGAATCTTGAAATGTCAGTTGAGGTCCTGAAACAATGTGAAAACTTGCTTCCTCTAGCTGATAATCTGAATATTATCACTAGATGCATTGATGCTATAGCTTCCAAGGCTTGTGTTGAGCAAATTGCATCTAGCTTCTCAAGGCTTGAATATAGTAGCTCGGGTAGACTTCATATGAGTCGACAAGTGAAGGGGGAAACCGATTGGTGGATCAAAGATTTATCAGTTCTTAGAGTTGATTTGTATCAAAGAGTCATGAGTGCAATGAAATGTCGCGGGGTGAGGCCAGAAAGTATTGGTGAATCGCTCATGAGTTATGCCGAAAAGGAGTTAACAAGCTTATATAATCTCAATGGCAAAAAGGGCAGTACTCATGGTGGTTTTGGGCATGAAGGGACCGTGGTTGAAACGATCGTTAGTTTACTTCCGGTTGAGAAACCTGCTGTGCCTTTAAGTTTTCTATTTGGGCTGCTAAGAGCTGCAGTGATGCTTGATTGCACAGTGGCGTGTCGGCTTGATCTAGAGAGAAGAATTGGGTCGCAGTTAGATATAGCAACACTTGATGATCTTCTGATTCCGTCTTTACGGCATGCAGATGATACATTGTTTGATGTCGACGCTGTTCATAGAATTTTGGTTAACTTTTCGCACCAAGATGATAGTGACGATGACATGGAGGATGATGATTGTGACGCATCAGGGTTCGAGTCCGACGGGCCTGATTCACCGTCACAAACGGCTTTGGTAAAAGTCTCGAGACTAGTTGACAACTATCTTGCTGAAATAGCACCAGAAGTAAACCTTAAACTCTCCAAATTCATAGCTGTAGCAGAAAGTTTACCGGCACATGCTCGTACAGTTCATGATGGCCTATATAGGTCCATCGATGTTTACCTCAAA GCTCATCAGGGTCTATCTGAATTTGACAAAAAGAAGCTCTGCAAATTGATTGACTTCCATAAACTCTCGCCAGAAGCTGGTGCACACGCTGCACAAAATGAACGCCTGCCCCTTCAATCAATTGTTCAGGTTCTGTACATCGAGCAACTAAGACTCAGAAATGCCTTAAGCGGCAATTACCCTGATGACAACCTCAAGCCCCCAATGCACCAACAGTCATGGCGGATCAACAGTGGAGCTCTGAGCGCAGCCATGTCTCCAAAAGACAACTATGCATCCTTAAGACGTGAAAACCGTGAGTTGAAACTCGAGTTGACTCGATTAAGGATGAGATTGAATGATTTCGAGAAAGAGCACGTGTGCATGAAGAGGACTATGGAGAAATCAAGCTCACATAATTTTATGAGTTCTTTCTCAAAGAAAATTAGTAAACTGAATCTATTCGGGCATAGTTATTCTTCAAGAGCATCAAGTTCTCCATCTAAGCATTCATACAGAACAGATTCTAAGGTAACAGTGAGAACAGAATGA